One window from the genome of Hyalangium ruber encodes:
- a CDS encoding efflux RND transporter permease subunit has translation MVSDPTTSTGWRGRLERGLGALAARNYRRPGAALAVAVALSLLGVFFARGLSLDANLVSLLPKSFQSVEDLHELEKRFGGMGWVVVVGEGAEPEALRRFADDMAPKLEALPGIRFVEVRRPGGFFEEHALYYLSLEDLEEVERRLQSRITYEKERANPLFVDLMDEGPPSVDFSDLEAKYGASGARRLSGSGEAYYLDEGARRVVLLAKPEGSSADLDFSRRVITEVENLLAAQNLSAYGPGFKTAITGTFQKKLDQQHQIGRDIAVSSAVAGALLLIFLFIHFRSALAVGMVLAPVGMGLAWTYGLVGLAYGRVNLLTGFLGAILGGLGIEHGIHLLGRYLHLRGENWKPEHALRESFTHTGSAALISALVAALTFLLLGTSRFRAFREFGVIAGVGMLLLVAAYVLVLPAVLGLASRLGWKPGPAATAHLNAPLGRLLVRWRRPLTVVSALLVGGLVLDVARVRFDYNFSSLEDQQLPSFVLDRQVNRLIGYSQTPVVVLTNSPEEERAVVEELRARKAQLGERSTVDFVASLATLVPEDQARKQQVLQRLQGLLKDVPEEQLEPQQREQLAELREQVQAPPFTREQLPTSVRRQFQGTQGQSGFVLVYPSISLGSGEAIRAMAREVRGVQLPGGGRISAAGEPMVLADILEMVTHEAPRILIGTVLVVLLAMWVTLGNLRLALLCLTPTVVSLLALVGLMPLLGMEFNYLNILVIPVLIGTTVDAGVHLLTRLVAPDSDFVSVYSETGRAICGGLLTSAVGFGALFLADHPGLNSVGALANLGFGVNLLVMVVAFPALLLLLSERRRRKQLLRRAHARDEAPPPPPSSSDVPSAS, from the coding sequence ATGGTCTCGGATCCGACGACTTCAACCGGCTGGAGAGGGCGCCTGGAGCGCGGTCTCGGCGCACTGGCGGCGCGCAACTACCGTCGCCCCGGAGCGGCGCTGGCGGTAGCCGTGGCGCTGAGCCTGCTCGGGGTCTTCTTCGCGCGGGGCCTGTCCCTGGACGCCAACCTGGTGAGCCTGCTGCCCAAGTCCTTCCAGAGCGTGGAGGATCTGCACGAGTTGGAGAAGCGCTTTGGCGGCATGGGCTGGGTGGTGGTGGTGGGCGAGGGAGCCGAGCCCGAGGCCTTGCGCCGCTTCGCCGATGACATGGCGCCGAAGCTGGAGGCGCTGCCGGGCATCCGCTTCGTGGAGGTGCGCCGCCCCGGAGGCTTCTTCGAGGAGCACGCCCTCTACTACCTGTCGTTGGAGGACTTGGAGGAGGTGGAGCGGCGGCTGCAGTCGCGCATCACCTATGAGAAGGAGCGCGCCAACCCGCTCTTCGTGGACCTGATGGACGAGGGGCCACCCTCGGTGGACTTCTCGGACCTGGAGGCGAAGTACGGGGCGAGCGGGGCGCGCCGGCTCTCGGGCAGCGGCGAGGCGTACTACCTGGACGAGGGGGCGCGCCGCGTGGTGCTGCTGGCCAAGCCCGAGGGCAGCTCGGCGGACCTGGACTTCTCCCGCCGCGTCATCACCGAGGTGGAGAACCTGCTGGCCGCGCAGAACCTGTCGGCGTACGGGCCGGGCTTCAAGACGGCCATCACCGGCACCTTCCAGAAGAAGCTGGATCAACAGCACCAGATCGGCCGGGACATCGCCGTGTCCTCGGCGGTGGCGGGCGCGCTGCTGCTCATCTTCCTCTTCATCCACTTCCGCAGCGCGCTGGCGGTGGGAATGGTGCTGGCGCCGGTGGGCATGGGGCTGGCGTGGACGTACGGACTGGTGGGGTTGGCCTATGGGCGGGTGAACCTCCTCACGGGCTTCCTGGGCGCCATCCTCGGAGGCCTGGGCATCGAGCACGGCATCCACCTGCTGGGGCGCTACCTGCACCTGCGCGGCGAGAACTGGAAGCCGGAGCACGCCCTGCGCGAGTCCTTCACCCACACGGGCAGCGCGGCGCTCATCTCCGCGCTGGTGGCGGCGCTCACCTTCCTGCTGCTGGGCACCTCGCGCTTCCGCGCGTTCCGTGAGTTCGGCGTCATCGCCGGCGTGGGCATGCTGCTGCTGGTGGCCGCCTACGTGCTGGTGCTGCCAGCGGTGCTGGGGCTGGCCTCGCGGCTGGGGTGGAAGCCCGGGCCGGCGGCGACGGCGCACCTGAACGCGCCCCTGGGCCGGCTGTTGGTGCGCTGGCGCAGGCCGCTCACGGTGGTGTCGGCGCTGCTGGTGGGCGGGCTGGTGCTGGACGTGGCGCGCGTGCGCTTCGACTACAACTTCAGCTCGCTGGAGGACCAGCAGCTGCCCTCCTTCGTGCTGGATCGGCAGGTGAACCGGCTCATCGGCTATTCGCAGACGCCGGTGGTGGTGCTCACCAACTCTCCGGAGGAGGAGCGCGCGGTGGTGGAAGAGCTGCGCGCGCGCAAGGCCCAGTTGGGCGAGCGCTCCACGGTGGACTTCGTCGCCTCGCTGGCGACGCTGGTGCCCGAGGACCAGGCGCGCAAACAGCAGGTGCTCCAGCGCCTCCAGGGGCTGTTGAAGGACGTACCCGAGGAGCAGCTCGAACCCCAGCAACGCGAGCAGCTCGCGGAGCTACGCGAGCAGGTCCAGGCTCCGCCCTTCACGCGCGAGCAGCTGCCGACCTCCGTGCGCCGACAGTTCCAGGGCACGCAGGGCCAGAGCGGCTTCGTGCTGGTGTACCCGAGCATCAGCCTGGGCAGCGGAGAGGCCATCCGAGCCATGGCGCGCGAGGTGCGCGGGGTGCAGCTGCCCGGCGGCGGGCGCATCTCCGCGGCGGGCGAGCCCATGGTGCTGGCGGACATCCTGGAGATGGTGACGCACGAAGCGCCGCGCATCCTTATAGGGACGGTGCTGGTGGTGCTGCTGGCCATGTGGGTGACGCTGGGCAACCTGCGGCTGGCGCTGTTGTGCCTGACGCCCACGGTGGTGTCGCTGCTGGCGCTGGTGGGGTTGATGCCGCTGCTGGGCATGGAGTTCAACTACCTCAACATCCTCGTCATCCCCGTGCTCATCGGGACGACGGTGGACGCGGGCGTACACCTCTTGACGCGGCTGGTGGCACCCGACAGTGACTTCGTCTCGGTGTACTCGGAAACGGGACGAGCCATCTGCGGCGGCCTGCTCACGAGCGCGGTGGGCTTTGGCGCGCTCTTCCTCGCGGACCACCCGGGCCTCAACTCGGTGGGCGCGCTGGCCAACCTGGGCTTCGGGGTGAACCTGCTGGTGATGGTGGTGGCCTTCCCCGCGCTGCTGCTGCTGCTGTCCGAGCGGCGGCGGCGCAAGCAACTGCTGCGCAGGGCCCACGCGCGAGACGAGGCTCCGCCGCCGCCTCCGAGCTCCAGCGACGTCCCCTCCGCCAGCTGA
- a CDS encoding NAD-dependent malic enzyme produces the protein MKQYEKKHDANGQAYLETSLPGLVLTRLPLLNKGTSFSWEERKEFGLMGVLPTHVSSLEEQVARSYANFKSFRTDLEKHVFLRALQDRSEVLFYALIDRHIEEMMPIIYTPTVAQAVEQFSRIYRYPRGLVVNPENIDQIDSLLENTPFPDVQLIVATDNEGILGIGDQGFGGLAICIGKLSLYTAAAGIDPAVTLPVELDVGTSRKDLLEDPLYLGVRRPRMEGQEYDAFIHRFVTALQRRFPNVLLQWEDFSKQKAFDVLDRYRDVVPSLNDDIQGTGAVVLAGLLAASRQTQRDLAQQTFLIHGAGAGGVGVARQIVRGLQLQGMSLEQARARIFLIDSKGLILKDRKGLEPYKLEFAHEPARVAGWKLQGGIPSLVETVREAKVTVLLGLSGQRGAFNEEVVRAVTANTPYPMVFALSNPTANSEAVPEDIYRWTQGKALVATGSPFEDVMWEGVAHPVGQGNNAFIFPGLGLGVLLSRAKRVTDGMLTAAALALSEFVDKGRLAQGGLYPRMDKIRVASKQVAVAVIRQAQKEGVATQTLPEDLEAHLEARMWRPEFLPIRKARSS, from the coding sequence ATGAAACAATACGAGAAGAAGCACGACGCGAACGGCCAGGCCTACCTGGAGACGTCCCTGCCGGGGCTGGTGCTCACCCGCCTGCCGCTGCTCAACAAGGGCACCTCCTTCTCCTGGGAGGAGCGCAAGGAGTTCGGGCTGATGGGCGTGCTGCCCACGCACGTCTCCTCGCTGGAGGAGCAGGTCGCCCGCTCGTACGCGAACTTCAAGAGCTTCCGCACGGACCTGGAGAAGCACGTCTTCCTGCGCGCGCTGCAGGACCGCAGCGAGGTGCTCTTCTACGCGCTGATTGATCGGCACATCGAGGAGATGATGCCCATCATCTACACCCCCACGGTGGCGCAGGCGGTGGAGCAGTTCAGCCGCATCTACCGCTATCCGCGCGGGCTGGTGGTCAACCCCGAGAACATCGATCAGATCGACTCGCTGCTGGAGAACACGCCGTTCCCGGACGTGCAGCTCATCGTCGCCACGGACAACGAGGGCATCCTGGGCATTGGAGACCAGGGCTTCGGGGGCCTGGCGATCTGCATCGGCAAGCTGTCGCTGTACACGGCGGCGGCGGGCATCGACCCGGCGGTAACGCTGCCGGTGGAGCTGGACGTAGGCACCAGCCGCAAGGACCTGCTGGAGGATCCGCTCTACCTGGGCGTGCGGCGGCCGCGCATGGAGGGCCAGGAGTACGACGCGTTCATCCACCGCTTCGTCACGGCGCTGCAGCGCCGCTTCCCGAACGTGCTCCTGCAGTGGGAGGACTTCAGCAAGCAGAAGGCGTTCGACGTGCTGGACCGGTACCGGGACGTGGTGCCCTCGCTCAATGACGACATCCAGGGCACGGGAGCGGTGGTGCTGGCGGGGCTGCTGGCGGCCTCGCGCCAGACGCAGCGGGACCTGGCGCAGCAGACGTTCCTCATCCACGGCGCGGGCGCGGGCGGAGTGGGCGTGGCGCGGCAGATCGTCCGCGGGTTGCAGCTGCAGGGGATGTCGCTGGAGCAGGCGCGCGCGCGCATCTTCCTGATCGACTCCAAGGGGCTCATCCTGAAGGACCGGAAGGGGCTGGAGCCGTACAAGCTGGAGTTCGCGCACGAGCCGGCGCGGGTGGCGGGCTGGAAGCTGCAGGGCGGCATCCCGAGCCTGGTGGAGACGGTGCGGGAGGCGAAGGTGACGGTGCTGCTGGGCCTGTCGGGCCAGCGCGGCGCCTTCAACGAGGAGGTGGTGCGGGCGGTGACGGCGAACACGCCGTACCCGATGGTGTTCGCGCTCTCCAACCCCACGGCCAACAGCGAGGCGGTGCCCGAGGACATCTACCGCTGGACGCAGGGCAAGGCGCTGGTGGCGACGGGCAGCCCGTTCGAGGACGTGATGTGGGAAGGGGTGGCGCACCCGGTGGGCCAGGGCAACAACGCGTTCATCTTCCCGGGGCTGGGGCTGGGCGTGCTGCTGAGCCGGGCGAAGCGGGTAACGGATGGGATGCTGACGGCGGCGGCGCTGGCGCTCTCCGAGTTCGTGGACAAGGGGCGACTGGCACAGGGCGGCCTGTATCCGCGGATGGACAAGATCCGGGTGGCGAGCAAGCAGGTGGCGGTGGCGGTCATCCGCCAGGCGCAGAAGGAAGGCGTGGCCACGCAGACGCTGCCGGAGGACCTGGAAGCCCACCTCGAGGCACGCATGTGGCGTCCCGAGTTCCTGCCCATCCGCAAGGCCCGGAGCAGCTGA
- a CDS encoding trypsin-like serine protease has product MSLIGRGRMARRRTLVARGFWAVAMLVMGGGCFGTAPVPDRAEGEVLAILPPSQEDRRNRYSSVVAITLPRSGKPYCTGVLISPRLVLTAGHCVCTLRKQESVLVGDSSTCNRAATVQTALYQPLGAKEEDVFEEHTGEVLPHPSFKVVLDKRIVKERKADLALIRLPQAVAAKFTHVLPDIEEDIDVDEAVTIVGFGADRVESGESVYGDLQLTRRFGDNTISEKDSAGETFKLKSPGSLTGGGDSGGPCFRESKLVGILSSAITGERSTFTSTYHYRGWLGKMIQETNKSKTR; this is encoded by the coding sequence ATGAGTCTCATCGGGAGAGGTCGAATGGCGCGCCGACGCACGCTGGTGGCTCGAGGCTTTTGGGCTGTCGCAATGCTGGTAATGGGTGGGGGATGCTTTGGGACCGCCCCAGTACCGGATCGCGCAGAAGGCGAGGTGCTGGCGATCCTGCCGCCCAGTCAGGAGGATCGACGCAACAGGTATTCATCCGTTGTAGCGATCACGCTCCCCCGCAGCGGAAAGCCATACTGTACGGGTGTGCTGATCAGCCCTCGGCTCGTCCTGACTGCGGGCCACTGCGTATGCACGCTGCGCAAGCAGGAGAGTGTACTCGTAGGGGATTCATCGACATGTAACCGGGCGGCCACCGTGCAGACGGCGCTGTATCAACCTCTCGGAGCGAAGGAAGAGGATGTCTTCGAGGAGCACACGGGAGAAGTGCTTCCACATCCCAGCTTCAAGGTGGTGCTCGACAAGAGGATCGTCAAAGAGCGCAAGGCAGATCTTGCGTTGATCCGCTTGCCTCAAGCGGTTGCGGCCAAGTTCACGCATGTGCTGCCGGACATCGAGGAAGACATCGACGTGGATGAAGCAGTCACGATCGTGGGCTTCGGCGCGGACAGGGTCGAGAGCGGAGAGAGCGTGTACGGAGACCTCCAACTGACCCGCCGCTTTGGGGACAATACGATCTCGGAGAAGGACTCAGCGGGGGAGACCTTCAAGCTCAAGTCGCCGGGCTCTCTCACGGGAGGTGGTGACAGTGGAGGTCCCTGTTTCCGCGAGAGCAAGCTGGTCGGCATCCTCTCCAGTGCCATCACTGGAGAGAGGTCGACTTTCACGAGCACGTACCACTACAGGGGCTGGCTCGGAAAAATGATCCAGGAGACCAACAAGTCAAAGACCCGCTGA
- a CDS encoding trypsin-like serine protease, whose product MAFADGLQDAENQYAFTVMVKASVKAGETLKCSGVLVSPRLVLTAGHCVCARRKFTGEGRDGESIIDGAACAESAEVVTVLYHPREGEPASPTRIQSRTRHGKVRPHPDLKVLLDAQSRVMSSGADLAVVSLEEQVDGGFSPARLADTEAKAGESVVLVGYGLDPTTDLIQGVRRSGRMKVAEVVAAGSDVALLEAQAGLAFTSGSGAPCLLQEREGPALVGVSSMGLGDRPAFTRVYLHREWVRSEVQRVAAEGARSP is encoded by the coding sequence GTGGCTTTTGCGGATGGGCTCCAGGATGCAGAGAACCAGTACGCGTTCACCGTCATGGTGAAGGCCTCAGTGAAGGCGGGGGAGACGCTCAAGTGCAGTGGCGTGCTCGTCAGCCCGAGACTGGTCCTCACGGCAGGACACTGTGTATGCGCGAGGCGCAAGTTCACAGGGGAGGGCCGCGACGGCGAATCCATCATTGATGGCGCTGCCTGTGCGGAGAGCGCGGAGGTCGTGACGGTCCTCTACCATCCGCGAGAGGGCGAGCCCGCAAGTCCCACGAGAATCCAGTCGAGGACTCGTCATGGAAAGGTCAGGCCTCATCCCGACCTGAAGGTGCTCTTGGATGCGCAGTCTCGCGTGATGTCGAGCGGCGCGGATCTTGCGGTTGTCTCCTTGGAGGAACAGGTGGATGGAGGCTTCTCGCCCGCTCGGCTCGCGGATACCGAGGCCAAGGCGGGCGAGTCCGTTGTGCTGGTCGGCTACGGTCTCGATCCGACCACCGACCTGATTCAAGGAGTCCGCCGCTCCGGGCGGATGAAAGTCGCGGAGGTGGTTGCCGCGGGCAGTGACGTGGCGCTGCTCGAAGCCCAAGCCGGGCTCGCATTCACGAGTGGCAGTGGAGCGCCCTGTTTGCTCCAGGAGAGAGAAGGCCCGGCACTGGTTGGAGTCTCGAGCATGGGCCTTGGCGACAGGCCCGCATTCACGAGGGTCTATCTTCATCGAGAATGGGTGCGCTCCGAAGTTCAGAGAGTTGCCGCTGAGGGCGCCCGGTCGCCATGA
- a CDS encoding DUF4142 domain-containing protein → MKRTIQGLLLTGSLVFGGAALAQSNMQGEMMKDPNAKAGKTMAKGGTVEHMGFVVPADEKAFLERLHHINQMEIQIGKLAQQNGQSQEVKSYGETLVKDHTTADQQVMAYAQKKGLTLANTPKPMNDVERKAMAAEKAAMDKLQSLKGMPFDSCFLAHMVGDHDAALGKLMAAQQAFTTADITPVLKQHVQSVTSHRQQAYSLLGKIGPASNMGVGGSGDMPHDMKHKDSMNTGMGGSGDFDKGQQGDIQEGQLGSGDSTKKKY, encoded by the coding sequence ATGAAGCGCACGATTCAGGGACTTCTTCTCACGGGCTCGCTGGTGTTCGGGGGTGCCGCACTTGCCCAGTCGAACATGCAGGGCGAGATGATGAAGGACCCCAACGCCAAGGCCGGCAAGACGATGGCCAAGGGCGGCACGGTGGAGCACATGGGCTTCGTGGTGCCCGCCGACGAGAAGGCCTTCCTCGAGCGGCTGCACCACATCAACCAGATGGAGATCCAGATCGGCAAGCTGGCGCAGCAGAACGGCCAGAGCCAGGAGGTGAAGTCCTACGGTGAAACGCTGGTGAAGGACCACACCACGGCGGACCAGCAGGTGATGGCCTATGCGCAGAAGAAGGGCCTCACGCTGGCCAATACGCCCAAGCCGATGAACGACGTGGAGCGCAAGGCCATGGCCGCCGAGAAGGCCGCGATGGACAAGCTCCAGTCGCTCAAGGGCATGCCGTTCGACTCGTGTTTCCTGGCGCACATGGTCGGCGACCACGATGCGGCGCTCGGCAAGCTGATGGCGGCTCAGCAGGCCTTCACCACCGCGGACATCACCCCGGTGCTCAAGCAGCACGTCCAGTCCGTCACGAGCCATCGGCAGCAGGCCTACTCGCTGCTCGGCAAGATCGGACCCGCCTCCAACATGGGCGTCGGCGGCTCGGGGGACATGCCGCATGACATGAAGCACAAGGACTCCATGAATACCGGCATGGGTGGCTCCGGCGACTTCGACAAGGGCCAGCAGGGAGACATCCAGGAAGGCCAGCTGGGCTCCGGCGACAGCACCAAGAAGAAGTACTAG
- the glgX gene encoding glycogen debranching protein GlgX, giving the protein MGTEVWPGKPYPRGATYDGTGVNFAVYSQVATRVEVCLFDPANPSREIDRFDLPEVTEFVWHGFVPGMEPGTLYGLRVHGPYDPARGHRCNPYKLLVDPYAKALYGEPDWKQPVFAYTLGHKEQDLARDEQDSAAGVPKGVVVSDFFDWGNDRRPDVPWRKTVIYEAHVKGLTMRHPAVPEHLRGTYAGLSHPAVIEHLLKLGVTAVELLPIHEAADDSFLNDKGLSNYWGYSTLNYFAPEQSYASRRTPGSQVAEFKSMVKALHAAGIEVLLDVVYNHTCEGNHLGPTLSLKGIDNTAYYWTMPDPRYYLDFTGCGNSLNASLPQAAKLIADSLRYWVTEMHVDGFRFDLATTLGRQGGGEFSPNAPLFQIINQDPVLNRVKLIAEPWDVGLGGYQVGHFPAPWREWNGKYRDALRRYWKGDENLAGEVGHRLAGSSDMFQEARRRPQASINFVTAHDGFTLHDLVTYSHKHNEANGEHNRDGADDNQAWNCGVEGETDNGQVVALREQQKRNLLASLFLSQGVPMLVAGDEMGRTQGGNNNAYCQDNEISWVDWNLDPRRKALLDFTSRLIQFRHRQPVLQRRRFFQGERIWDSRFKDLTWYRPDGSEMSPEDWNKPFVRSLAFLLGGDAIPTPDERGQRIFGDALLVLLNAHHEPVSFTPHAPAEGRQWVLEFYTADDTRGPEPLQGKTFELTGRSLAVLREAAKDESK; this is encoded by the coding sequence ATGGGAACTGAAGTGTGGCCGGGGAAGCCCTACCCCCGAGGGGCGACGTACGACGGGACCGGAGTGAACTTCGCGGTGTACTCCCAGGTGGCGACGCGGGTGGAGGTTTGCCTCTTCGATCCCGCGAACCCCTCTCGGGAGATCGACCGGTTCGACTTGCCCGAGGTCACGGAGTTCGTCTGGCACGGCTTCGTGCCAGGCATGGAGCCCGGGACGCTGTACGGCCTGCGCGTGCATGGCCCCTATGACCCCGCGCGAGGCCACCGCTGCAACCCGTACAAGCTGCTGGTGGACCCGTACGCCAAGGCCCTCTACGGCGAGCCGGACTGGAAGCAGCCGGTCTTCGCCTACACGCTCGGCCACAAGGAGCAGGACCTCGCGCGCGATGAGCAGGACAGCGCCGCGGGCGTGCCCAAGGGCGTGGTGGTGAGTGACTTCTTCGACTGGGGCAACGACCGCCGGCCGGATGTGCCCTGGCGCAAGACGGTCATCTATGAGGCGCACGTGAAGGGCCTCACCATGCGCCACCCCGCCGTGCCCGAGCACCTGCGGGGCACCTACGCGGGCCTCTCGCACCCGGCCGTCATCGAGCACCTGCTCAAGCTGGGCGTCACCGCGGTGGAGCTGCTACCGATTCACGAGGCGGCCGACGACTCGTTCCTCAACGACAAGGGCCTGTCCAACTACTGGGGCTACAGCACGCTCAACTACTTCGCTCCCGAGCAGAGCTACGCCAGCCGCCGCACTCCGGGCAGTCAGGTGGCCGAGTTCAAGTCCATGGTGAAGGCCCTGCACGCGGCCGGCATCGAGGTGCTGCTCGACGTGGTCTACAACCACACCTGCGAGGGCAACCACCTGGGGCCCACCCTGTCGCTCAAGGGCATCGACAACACGGCCTACTACTGGACGATGCCGGACCCGCGCTACTACCTGGACTTCACCGGCTGCGGGAACAGCCTCAACGCCTCGCTGCCCCAGGCCGCCAAGCTCATCGCCGACTCCCTGCGCTACTGGGTGACGGAGATGCACGTGGACGGGTTCCGCTTCGATCTCGCCACCACGCTGGGGCGCCAGGGCGGAGGCGAGTTCAGCCCCAACGCCCCGCTCTTCCAGATCATCAACCAGGACCCGGTGCTCAACCGGGTGAAGCTCATCGCCGAGCCCTGGGACGTGGGACTGGGCGGCTACCAGGTGGGGCACTTCCCGGCGCCGTGGCGCGAGTGGAACGGCAAGTACCGCGACGCCCTGCGCCGCTACTGGAAGGGCGACGAGAACCTCGCGGGCGAGGTGGGCCACCGGCTGGCGGGCTCCTCGGACATGTTCCAGGAGGCGCGACGCCGGCCCCAGGCGAGCATCAACTTCGTCACCGCCCATGACGGCTTCACGCTGCACGACCTCGTCACCTACAGCCACAAGCACAACGAGGCCAACGGCGAGCACAACCGCGACGGCGCCGACGACAACCAGGCGTGGAACTGCGGGGTGGAGGGCGAGACGGACAACGGGCAGGTGGTCGCCCTGCGCGAGCAGCAGAAGCGCAACCTGCTGGCCTCGCTCTTCCTGTCCCAGGGCGTGCCGATGCTGGTGGCCGGCGACGAGATGGGGCGCACCCAGGGCGGCAACAACAACGCCTACTGCCAGGACAATGAGATCTCCTGGGTGGACTGGAACCTGGATCCGCGCCGCAAGGCGTTGCTGGACTTCACCTCGCGGCTCATCCAGTTCCGGCACCGGCAGCCAGTGCTGCAGCGCCGCCGCTTCTTCCAGGGCGAGCGCATCTGGGACTCGCGCTTCAAGGACCTGACGTGGTACCGGCCGGACGGCTCGGAGATGAGCCCGGAGGACTGGAACAAGCCCTTCGTGCGCTCGCTGGCGTTCCTGCTGGGCGGGGACGCCATCCCCACGCCGGACGAGCGCGGCCAGCGCATCTTCGGCGACGCGCTGCTGGTGCTGCTCAACGCCCACCACGAGCCGGTGAGCTTCACGCCGCACGCCCCGGCCGAGGGCCGCCAGTGGGTGCTGGAGTTCTACACGGCCGATGACACGCGGGGCCCGGAGCCGCTGCAGGGCAAGACGTTCGAACTCACTGGCCGCTCACTCGCGGTGCTGCGCGAGGCCGCCAAGGACGAGTCGAAGTAG